In one Cronobacter dublinensis subsp. dublinensis LMG 23823 genomic region, the following are encoded:
- the pitA gene encoding inorganic phosphate transporter PitA, whose protein sequence is MLHLFAGLDLHTGLLLLLALGFVLFYEAINGFHDTANAVATVIYTRAMRSQLAVAMAALFNFLGVLLGGLSVAYAIVHMLPTDLLLNVGSAHGLAMVFSMLLAAIIWNLGTWYLGLPASSSHTLIGAIIGIGLTNALMTGTSVVDALNIPKVLNIFGSLIVSPIVGLVFAGGLVFLLRRYWSGTKKRARIHLTPAEREKKDGKKKPPFWTRIALILSAIGVSFSHGANDGQKGIGLIMLVLIGVAPAGFVVNMNASGYDITRTRDAVNNVETYFQQHPAALRQVAGVDPVIPTPEQVNPTGNTKEFHCDASRAVLALDRAKAMLNNIDSYDKLSVDQRSQLRRIMLCISDTTDKVAKLKETSAGDQRLLKNLKADMLSTIEYAPVWIIMAVALALGVGTMIGWRRVATTIGEKIGKKGMTYAQGMSAQMTAAVSIGIASYTGMPVSTTHVLSSSVAGTMLVDGGGLQRKTVTSILMAWVFTLPASIALSGVLYWIALRFV, encoded by the coding sequence ATGCTACATTTGTTTGCCGGGCTTGATTTACACACTGGCCTGTTACTATTGCTTGCTCTGGGATTTGTACTGTTTTATGAAGCTATTAACGGCTTCCATGATACGGCAAACGCAGTCGCAACGGTTATCTATACACGCGCTATGCGATCGCAACTTGCGGTGGCTATGGCGGCTCTCTTTAACTTCCTCGGTGTTCTGCTTGGCGGCTTAAGCGTAGCTTATGCGATTGTGCATATGCTGCCGACCGATCTGCTGCTGAACGTGGGCTCCGCTCATGGCCTGGCGATGGTGTTCTCCATGCTGCTGGCCGCTATCATCTGGAACCTCGGCACCTGGTATCTTGGCTTGCCGGCGTCCAGCTCCCATACGCTGATTGGCGCTATCATCGGGATTGGCCTGACCAACGCCCTGATGACCGGCACCTCCGTGGTGGATGCGCTGAACATCCCGAAAGTGCTCAACATTTTCGGTTCGCTTATCGTATCTCCGATTGTCGGCCTGGTATTCGCAGGCGGGCTGGTGTTTTTGCTGCGTCGCTACTGGAGCGGCACCAAAAAACGCGCTCGTATCCACCTGACGCCAGCCGAGCGTGAAAAGAAAGACGGCAAGAAAAAGCCGCCGTTCTGGACCCGCATTGCGCTGATCCTGTCGGCTATCGGCGTGAGTTTTTCTCACGGCGCGAACGACGGCCAGAAAGGCATCGGCCTGATTATGCTGGTGCTGATCGGCGTGGCCCCTGCGGGCTTCGTGGTGAATATGAATGCCTCCGGCTATGACATCACCCGCACCCGCGACGCGGTCAACAACGTGGAAACGTATTTCCAGCAGCATCCGGCCGCGCTGCGTCAGGTCGCGGGCGTTGACCCGGTTATCCCGACCCCGGAGCAGGTGAACCCGACGGGCAACACGAAAGAGTTCCACTGCGACGCCAGCCGCGCCGTTCTGGCGCTGGATCGCGCGAAAGCCATGCTGAACAACATCGACAGCTACGACAAGCTGAGCGTGGATCAGCGCAGCCAGCTGCGCCGCATTATGCTGTGCATCTCTGATACCACCGATAAAGTGGCGAAGCTGAAAGAGACCAGCGCGGGAGATCAGCGTCTGTTGAAAAACCTGAAGGCGGATATGCTCAGCACCATCGAGTATGCCCCGGTCTGGATAATCATGGCCGTCGCGCTGGCGCTTGGCGTGGGGACGATGATCGGCTGGCGCCGTGTGGCAACCACCATCGGCGAGAAGATCGGTAAGAAAGGTATGACCTACGCGCAGGGCATGTCGGCGCAGATGACAGCAGCCGTTTCTATCGGCATCGCGAGCTATACCGGTATGCCGGTGTCCACGACGCACGTGCTGTCGTCGTCGGTCGCGGGCACGATGCTGGTCGATGGCGGCGGTCTGCAACGCAAAACCGTCACCAGCATCCTGATGGCATGGGTGTTCACCCTGCCAGCGTCCATCGCGCTCTCAGGCGTGCTGTACTGGATAGCGCTGCGTTTCGTGTAA
- the uspB gene encoding universal stress protein UspB, which produces MISTVALFWALFLVCVINMARYFSSLRALLVVLRGCDPLLYQYVDGGGFFTAHGQPSKQIRLVWYIYWQRYLDHHDDEFIRRCERVRRQFILTSSLCGLVIISLIGLMICH; this is translated from the coding sequence ATGATCAGCACCGTCGCGCTGTTTTGGGCTTTGTTTTTGGTTTGCGTTATTAATATGGCGCGTTATTTCTCATCATTACGCGCGCTTTTAGTGGTGCTCCGTGGGTGCGATCCGCTGCTTTATCAGTATGTGGACGGCGGCGGCTTTTTTACCGCGCATGGTCAGCCCAGCAAACAGATTCGCCTTGTCTGGTATATCTACTGGCAGCGTTATCTCGATCATCATGACGACGAGTTTATTCGCCGCTGCGAACGCGTGCGCCGCCAGTTTATTCTCACCAGTTCACTTTGCGGGTTAGTGATTATCAGCCTGATTGGGCTGATGATTTGCCATTAA
- the uspA gene encoding universal stress protein UspA has protein sequence MAYKHILIAVDLSPESKVLVDKAVSMARPYNAKISLIHVDVNYSDLYTGLIDVNLGDMQKRISEETHHALTELSTNAGYPITETLSGSGDLGQVLVDAIKKYDVDLVVCGHHQDFWSKLMSSARQLINTVHIDMLIVPLRDDEEA, from the coding sequence ATGGCTTACAAACATATTCTCATCGCGGTCGATCTGTCTCCTGAAAGCAAAGTGCTGGTAGATAAAGCGGTATCTATGGCGCGTCCCTATAACGCGAAGATTTCCCTGATTCATGTCGATGTGAATTATTCCGACCTCTACACCGGGTTAATTGACGTTAACCTGGGCGATATGCAAAAGCGTATCTCCGAAGAAACGCACCATGCGCTGACCGAGCTTTCCACCAACGCAGGCTATCCGATCACCGAAACCCTGAGCGGCAGCGGCGATCTGGGCCAGGTGCTGGTCGACGCCATCAAGAAATATGATGTGGATCTGGTGGTATGCGGTCACCATCAGGATTTCTGGAGCAAGCTGATGTCTTCTGCGCGCCAGCTTATCAACACCGTTCATATCGATATGTTGATTGTTCCGCTGCGCGACGACGAAGAAGCGTAA
- the rsmJ gene encoding 16S rRNA (guanine(1516)-N(2))-methyltransferase RsmJ, whose protein sequence is MNICLIDETGAGDGALSVLAARWGLTHDADNPMALVMTPAHLELRKRDEPKLGGIFVDFVEGAMAHRRKFGGGRGEAVAKAVGVKGSYLPQVVDATAGLGRDAFVLASVGCHVRMLERNPVVAALLDDGLARGYQDAEIGPWLRERLQLIHASSLTALDEITPRPEVVYLDPMFPHKQKSALVKKEMRVFQSLVGPDLDADGLLAPARALATKRVVVKRPDYAPPLGDVPTPNAVVTKGHRFDIYAGTPA, encoded by the coding sequence GTGAATATTTGTCTGATTGATGAAACAGGCGCCGGAGACGGCGCCTTATCTGTTCTGGCGGCCCGCTGGGGACTGACGCACGACGCCGATAACCCGATGGCGCTGGTGATGACCCCTGCGCATCTTGAACTGCGCAAGCGCGACGAACCGAAGCTTGGCGGGATTTTTGTCGATTTCGTCGAGGGCGCGATGGCGCACCGGCGGAAATTCGGCGGCGGTCGCGGCGAGGCGGTGGCCAAAGCGGTCGGCGTGAAGGGCAGCTATCTGCCGCAGGTGGTGGACGCGACGGCGGGACTTGGACGCGATGCGTTCGTGCTGGCATCGGTAGGTTGCCATGTGCGGATGCTGGAGCGTAACCCGGTTGTCGCGGCGCTGCTGGATGACGGGCTGGCGCGCGGCTATCAGGACGCGGAAATCGGGCCGTGGCTGCGCGAGCGGTTACAGCTGATCCATGCCTCCAGCCTCACAGCACTGGATGAGATTACGCCGCGCCCGGAGGTGGTGTACCTCGACCCGATGTTTCCGCACAAGCAGAAGAGCGCGCTGGTGAAAAAGGAGATGCGGGTGTTTCAGTCGCTGGTGGGGCCGGATCTCGACGCCGACGGGCTGCTGGCGCCTGCGCGCGCGCTCGCCACGAAGCGTGTGGTGGTCAAACGCCCCGACTACGCGCCGCCGCTTGGCGACGTTCCTACCCCGAATGCCGTGGTCACAAAAGGCCACCGGTTTGATATCTACGCCGGTACGCCAGCGTAA
- the prlC gene encoding oligopeptidase A, with product MTNPLLTPFELPPFSSLKPEHVVPAVTKALEACRAQVEAVVSRGAPYSWESLCQPLAETDDRLGRIFSPVSHLNSVKNSPELREAYEQTLPLLSEYSTWVGQHEGLYQAYRDLRDGDNYAKLDTAQKKAVDNALRDFELSGIGLPKDKQKRYGEIAARLSELGSLYSNNVLDATQGWTKLVTDESELSGMPESALAAAKAMAEAKEQEGYLLTLDIPSYLPVMTYCDNQALREEMYRAYSTRASDQGPNAGKWDNTPVMEEILALRHELAQLLGFDSYAEKSLATKMAENPQQVLEFLTDLAKRARPQGEKELAQLRAYAKEHFSVDELQPWDIAYYSEKQKQHLYSISDEQLRPYFPENKAVNGLFEVVKRIYGISAKERKDIDVWHPDVRFFELYDESGELRGSFYLDLYARENKRGGAWMDDCVGQMRKADGSLQKPVAYLTCNFNRPVSGKPALFTHDEVITLFHEFGHGLHHMLTRIETPGVAGISGVPWDAVELPSQFMENWCWEPDALAFISGHFETGEPLPQELLDKMLAAKNYQAAMFILRQLEFGLFDFRLHAQFSPEQGAKVLETLAEIKKQVAVVPGPTWGRFPHAFSHIFAGGYAAGYYSYLWADVLAADAYSRFEEEGIFNRDTGQSFLDNILTRGGSEEPMELFKRFRGREPQLDAMLEHYGIQG from the coding sequence ATGACCAATCCATTACTGACGCCTTTTGAACTGCCGCCGTTTTCCTCCCTTAAACCCGAGCACGTGGTGCCAGCCGTGACGAAAGCGCTGGAAGCGTGCCGGGCGCAGGTGGAGGCGGTCGTCAGCCGCGGCGCGCCTTACAGCTGGGAATCGCTTTGCCAGCCGCTTGCGGAGACCGACGACCGACTGGGCCGTATTTTCTCTCCGGTAAGCCATCTGAATTCCGTGAAAAACAGCCCTGAGCTTCGCGAAGCCTATGAGCAGACGCTGCCGCTGCTCTCTGAATACAGCACCTGGGTGGGCCAGCACGAAGGGCTTTACCAGGCGTATCGCGATTTACGCGACGGCGACAACTACGCGAAACTCGACACCGCCCAGAAAAAAGCGGTCGATAACGCGCTGCGCGACTTCGAGCTTTCCGGCATCGGTCTGCCGAAAGACAAACAGAAACGTTACGGCGAAATCGCGGCGCGTCTCTCCGAGCTGGGCTCGCTCTACAGCAATAACGTGCTGGACGCGACGCAGGGCTGGACGAAGCTCGTGACCGATGAGTCTGAACTCTCCGGCATGCCGGAAAGCGCGCTGGCGGCGGCTAAAGCCATGGCCGAAGCCAAAGAGCAAGAGGGTTATCTGCTGACGCTGGATATCCCAAGCTATCTGCCGGTGATGACCTACTGCGACAACCAGGCGTTGCGTGAAGAGATGTACCGCGCCTACAGCACCCGCGCCTCCGACCAGGGGCCGAACGCTGGCAAATGGGATAACACGCCGGTGATGGAAGAGATCCTGGCGCTGCGCCACGAACTGGCGCAACTGCTGGGCTTTGACAGTTACGCGGAAAAATCGCTCGCCACCAAAATGGCGGAAAACCCGCAGCAGGTGCTGGAATTCTTAACCGATCTGGCCAAACGCGCCCGGCCGCAGGGTGAAAAAGAGCTCGCCCAGCTGCGCGCCTACGCAAAAGAACATTTTAGCGTCGACGAGCTGCAACCCTGGGATATCGCGTATTACAGCGAAAAACAGAAGCAGCATCTCTACAGCATTAGCGATGAACAGCTGCGCCCCTATTTCCCGGAAAACAAAGCCGTTAACGGCCTGTTCGAAGTGGTTAAACGCATTTACGGCATCAGCGCTAAAGAGCGCAAAGATATCGACGTCTGGCACCCGGACGTGCGCTTCTTCGAGCTTTATGACGAGAGCGGCGAGCTGCGCGGCAGCTTCTACCTTGACCTCTACGCACGGGAAAACAAGCGCGGCGGGGCGTGGATGGATGACTGCGTCGGCCAGATGCGTAAAGCGGACGGCTCGCTGCAAAAACCGGTGGCGTACCTCACCTGTAACTTTAACCGCCCGGTGAGCGGCAAACCGGCGCTGTTTACCCATGACGAAGTGATCACGCTGTTCCATGAGTTCGGTCACGGCCTGCACCATATGCTGACCCGCATCGAAACCCCAGGGGTCGCGGGCATCAGCGGCGTGCCGTGGGATGCGGTCGAGCTGCCGAGCCAGTTTATGGAAAACTGGTGCTGGGAGCCGGACGCGCTGGCGTTTATCTCCGGTCATTTTGAAACCGGCGAGCCGCTGCCGCAGGAGCTGCTGGATAAAATGCTGGCGGCGAAAAACTATCAGGCGGCGATGTTTATCCTGCGCCAGCTGGAGTTCGGCCTGTTCGACTTCCGCCTGCACGCGCAGTTCAGCCCGGAGCAGGGCGCGAAAGTGCTGGAAACCCTCGCGGAGATCAAAAAGCAGGTCGCCGTGGTGCCGGGCCCGACCTGGGGCCGCTTCCCGCATGCCTTTAGCCATATTTTCGCGGGCGGCTACGCGGCGGGTTACTACAGCTATCTGTGGGCCGACGTGCTGGCGGCGGACGCCTATTCCCGCTTCGAAGAAGAGGGGATTTTCAACCGCGATACCGGTCAGTCGTTCCTCGATAACATCCTGACGCGCGGCGGCTCCGAAGAGCCGATGGAGCTGTTCAAACGCTTCCGTGGCCGCGAACCGCAGCTCGACGCGATGCTGGAACACTATGGCATTCAGGGCTGA
- a CDS encoding 23S rRNA (adenine(2030)-N(6))-methyltransferase RlmJ — protein sequence MLSYRHSFHAGNHADVLKHTVQSLIIESLKEKDKPFLYLDTHAGAGRYQLSGEHAERTGEYLDGIARIWQRDDLPAELEPYISAVSHFNRSGQLRYYPGSPLIARQLLRPQDSLQLTELHPSDFPLLRGEFQKDDRARVERADGYQQLKSKLPPASRRGLILIDPPYEIKTDYQAVVQGINEGYKRFATGIYALWYPVVLRNQIKRMLNDLEATGIRRILQIELAVRPDSDQRGMTASGMIVINPPWKLEQQMANVLPWLHQALVPAGIGHTTLKWVVPE from the coding sequence ATGCTCAGTTATCGCCACAGCTTCCACGCCGGAAACCACGCCGACGTCCTCAAACACACCGTCCAGAGCCTGATCATTGAGTCGCTCAAAGAGAAGGACAAACCGTTTCTGTATCTGGACACCCATGCGGGCGCCGGGCGCTATCAGCTGAGCGGCGAGCACGCCGAGCGCACGGGCGAATATCTGGACGGCATCGCGCGTATCTGGCAGCGGGATGACCTGCCCGCCGAGCTTGAGCCCTACATCAGCGCGGTGTCGCATTTCAACCGCAGCGGCCAGTTGCGCTACTACCCTGGCTCACCGCTTATCGCGCGCCAGCTGCTGCGCCCGCAGGACAGCCTGCAACTCACCGAGCTGCACCCAAGCGACTTCCCACTGCTGCGCGGCGAATTTCAGAAAGACGACCGCGCCCGCGTTGAGCGCGCCGACGGCTATCAGCAGCTGAAATCCAAACTGCCGCCCGCCTCACGCCGCGGCCTGATCCTTATCGACCCGCCCTATGAAATCAAAACCGACTACCAGGCGGTGGTTCAGGGCATCAACGAAGGCTATAAGCGCTTTGCGACCGGCATTTACGCGCTCTGGTATCCGGTAGTGTTGCGTAATCAGATCAAGCGTATGCTGAATGACCTGGAAGCCACCGGCATCCGCCGTATTCTGCAAATCGAGCTGGCGGTGCGTCCTGACAGCGATCAGCGCGGCATGACCGCCTCCGGCATGATTGTTATCAACCCGCCGTGGAAGCTGGAGCAGCAGATGGCGAACGTTCTGCCTTGGCTGCATCAGGCGCTGGTGCCGGCGGGCATCGGCCACACCACGCTGAAGTGGGTCGTGCCGGAGTAA
- the gorA gene encoding glutathione-disulfide reductase, with protein sequence MTRHYDYLAIGGGSGGIASVNRAAMYGQKCALIEAKALGGTCVNVGCVPKKIMWHAAQIAEAIHLYGPDYGFDTTVNHFDWQKLVASRTAYIDRIHTSYDNVLGKNNVDVIQGFARFVDAHTVEVNGERITADHILIATGGRPSHPDIPGAEYGIDSDGFFALSAMPQRVAVVGAGYIAVELAGVINALGAQTHLFVRKHAPLRTFDPMLSETLVEVMQAEGPQLHTHATPTSVVKNSDGSLTLTLEDGRAETVDALIWAIGREPETDNFNLSATGVKTNEKGYIIVDKYQNTNVPGIYAVGDNTGAVELTPVAVAAGRRLSERLFNNKPDEHLDYSNIPTVVFSHPPIGTVGLTEPQAREQYGDAEVKIYKSSFTAMYTAVTSHRQPCRMKLVCVGPEEKIVGIHGIGFGMDEMLQGFAVALKMGATKKDFDNTVAIHPTAAEEFVTMR encoded by the coding sequence ATGACCAGACACTACGACTACCTCGCCATCGGCGGCGGCAGTGGCGGTATCGCTTCTGTCAACCGCGCCGCTATGTACGGCCAGAAATGCGCCCTGATTGAAGCCAAAGCGCTGGGCGGCACCTGCGTCAATGTCGGCTGCGTACCGAAAAAAATCATGTGGCACGCCGCGCAAATCGCCGAGGCTATCCACCTTTACGGCCCGGATTACGGCTTTGACACCACGGTGAACCATTTCGACTGGCAGAAGCTGGTGGCGAGCCGCACCGCCTATATCGACCGTATCCACACCTCATACGACAACGTGCTCGGCAAAAATAATGTCGATGTGATTCAGGGGTTCGCCCGCTTTGTGGACGCGCATACCGTTGAAGTGAACGGCGAGCGGATCACGGCCGATCATATCCTGATCGCGACCGGCGGTCGTCCGAGTCACCCGGATATTCCAGGCGCGGAATATGGCATCGATTCTGACGGATTCTTCGCGCTGTCGGCGATGCCGCAACGCGTGGCGGTGGTAGGCGCGGGGTATATCGCCGTTGAGCTTGCGGGCGTTATTAACGCGCTGGGCGCGCAAACGCACCTGTTCGTGCGCAAGCACGCGCCGCTGCGCACGTTCGATCCGATGCTTTCTGAAACGCTGGTGGAAGTGATGCAGGCCGAAGGCCCGCAGCTGCACACCCACGCGACGCCGACATCAGTGGTGAAAAACAGCGACGGTAGCCTGACGCTGACGCTGGAAGACGGGCGTGCTGAAACCGTGGACGCGCTGATCTGGGCGATTGGCCGCGAGCCGGAAACCGACAACTTCAACCTGTCGGCAACGGGCGTCAAAACCAACGAAAAAGGCTACATCATCGTTGATAAATACCAGAATACGAACGTGCCGGGGATTTATGCGGTGGGCGACAACACCGGCGCGGTCGAACTGACGCCGGTCGCGGTCGCCGCGGGCCGTCGTCTCTCCGAGCGTCTGTTTAACAACAAGCCGGATGAACATCTCGATTACAGCAATATTCCGACCGTGGTGTTCAGCCATCCGCCGATCGGCACCGTCGGGCTGACCGAGCCGCAGGCGCGCGAGCAGTATGGCGACGCGGAGGTCAAAATCTATAAGTCGTCGTTTACCGCGATGTACACCGCCGTCACCTCGCACCGCCAGCCGTGCCGTATGAAGCTGGTGTGCGTCGGGCCGGAGGAGAAAATCGTCGGCATCCACGGCATCGGTTTCGGTATGGACGAAATGCTGCAGGGCTTCGCGGTGGCGCTGAAGATGGGCGCGACCAAAAAAGACTTCGACAACACGGTCGCCATCCACCCGACAGCGGCGGAAGAATTTGTGACCATGCGTTAA
- a CDS encoding STY4199 family HEPN domain-containing protein, translated as MARSTQPLVRETFETALTVIRQASVEILVLLGVNVAEGKDPQWFLQQLDQARLNLGNWATVARRLNLNDADMSQFTLQLRHLQQLVPQYESGQDVTENQLLAALRFVTCLEKVRNQQPKLGYSTDMDVNKDAKQGEALRQLRALDLTLRGMVRETWPDEQQRVNELKQLCGGDKVRRWLKMGDKGDVLSGMLFSELAMLVVDKKLFARHYDRLFQGATSLTLFVEPRKTLQTLLDDIRDIRNTAALGKPLSGAQEVMLDNYFNAISAPLHKACGEGRTRVNPAALMKADDAQLKTFFDHAAKKNSVVGGDIFDVRDAIESPSRRQDGKKQETRQLVMSAVWGAVGLGAIALVVGGLFIASDSLNPPAAERNATMPVATAMAAEPENSDDSPRHKLSNMGITWDQGNLRAAIDRDDAVVTRLFLEAGMNWKVAWTEQALAKNHEATLETLLRYRLQMDELKPCRRMITTLSHALSQGEKMTSMRKQYLQAFCTVPVVVQRQKYELEQAQLRAQANPGEETKKWVKIREAIYQTIR; from the coding sequence ATGGCCCGCTCCACACAGCCTCTGGTAAGAGAAACGTTTGAAACTGCGCTGACGGTGATTCGTCAGGCGTCGGTTGAGATCCTGGTTTTGCTAGGCGTTAACGTCGCGGAAGGAAAAGATCCGCAGTGGTTTTTACAACAGCTCGACCAGGCGCGCCTGAATCTCGGCAACTGGGCGACCGTCGCCCGACGCCTTAACCTCAACGACGCCGACATGTCGCAGTTCACCCTGCAACTGCGTCATTTACAGCAGCTGGTGCCGCAATATGAGAGCGGTCAGGATGTGACTGAGAACCAGCTTCTCGCCGCGCTGCGCTTCGTGACCTGCCTTGAGAAGGTGCGCAACCAGCAGCCGAAGCTCGGTTACTCCACCGATATGGACGTGAATAAAGACGCGAAGCAGGGAGAAGCGCTGCGCCAGCTGCGCGCGCTGGATCTGACGCTGCGCGGCATGGTGCGTGAAACATGGCCCGACGAACAGCAGCGCGTCAATGAGCTGAAGCAGCTGTGCGGCGGCGATAAAGTGCGTCGCTGGCTGAAAATGGGCGACAAGGGCGACGTGCTGAGCGGCATGCTGTTCAGCGAGCTGGCGATGCTGGTGGTGGACAAAAAACTCTTCGCCCGCCACTACGACCGGCTTTTCCAGGGCGCGACCTCGCTGACGCTGTTCGTCGAGCCGCGTAAAACCCTGCAAACGCTGCTGGATGACATCCGCGATATCCGTAATACCGCCGCGCTCGGCAAACCGCTCTCCGGCGCGCAGGAAGTGATGCTGGATAACTATTTCAACGCCATCAGCGCACCGCTGCATAAAGCCTGCGGCGAGGGGCGCACGCGCGTTAACCCTGCCGCGCTGATGAAAGCTGACGACGCGCAGCTGAAAACGTTTTTCGACCATGCGGCGAAGAAAAACAGCGTGGTCGGCGGCGATATTTTTGACGTGCGCGACGCCATCGAAAGCCCGAGCCGACGCCAGGACGGCAAAAAGCAGGAGACCCGCCAGCTGGTGATGAGCGCGGTGTGGGGCGCGGTGGGCCTCGGCGCTATCGCGCTGGTGGTCGGCGGGTTGTTTATCGCCAGCGATTCCCTCAACCCGCCCGCGGCGGAGCGTAACGCGACAATGCCGGTCGCCACCGCGATGGCCGCCGAGCCGGAAAATAGCGACGACAGCCCGCGCCATAAGCTCAGCAATATGGGCATTACCTGGGATCAAGGGAACCTGCGCGCCGCTATCGATCGTGATGACGCCGTGGTGACGCGCCTCTTTTTAGAAGCCGGGATGAACTGGAAGGTGGCCTGGACCGAGCAGGCGCTCGCCAAAAATCATGAAGCGACGCTGGAAACCCTGCTGCGTTATCGCCTGCAGATGGATGAGCTTAAACCGTGTCGGCGCATGATAACGACGCTCAGCCACGCGCTGTCGCAGGGCGAAAAGATGACGTCGATGCGTAAGCAATATTTGCAGGCGTTTTGTACTGTGCCGGTGGTGGTGCAGCGCCAGAAATATGAGCTTGAACAGGCGCAGCTGCGCGCCCAGGCGAACCCCGGCGAAGAGACGAAAAAGTGGGTGAAAATCCGCGAGGCGATTTACCAGACGATCCGCTAA
- a CDS encoding GNAT family N-acetyltransferase translates to MHPETPFHDALLTFGSASLSYRPITPDDWPFFLSLQRDDNVMRFVTDPRTDAQRMQDFAARLPPWTPQSTRWLCLLIRETHSGLPVGVTGFVMRGDGIAEVGFLLSSAFQGRGYGYESLRAVCRLAFETCGLRRLVATVTGGNIASKKTLEKAGFIQEGTLRESYYLGGRWHDDWLFGLLARDYLPESEF, encoded by the coding sequence ATGCACCCCGAGACGCCTTTTCATGACGCCCTGCTGACGTTCGGGTCAGCCAGCCTCAGTTACCGGCCCATTACGCCCGACGACTGGCCGTTCTTTTTAAGCCTGCAACGCGACGACAACGTCATGCGTTTTGTAACCGACCCGCGCACTGACGCGCAGCGAATGCAGGATTTCGCCGCGCGCCTGCCGCCCTGGACGCCGCAAAGCACCCGCTGGCTCTGTTTGCTGATCCGCGAGACGCACAGCGGTCTGCCGGTGGGCGTAACGGGGTTTGTGATGCGCGGCGACGGCATTGCGGAGGTCGGGTTTCTGCTCAGCAGCGCCTTTCAGGGGCGCGGCTATGGCTATGAGTCGCTGCGCGCGGTTTGTCGCTTAGCGTTTGAGACGTGCGGGCTGCGTCGGCTGGTCGCGACCGTGACCGGCGGCAATATCGCCTCGAAGAAAACGCTGGAGAAAGCCGGGTTTATCCAGGAAGGCACGCTGCGGGAGAGCTATTACCTCGGCGGGCGCTGGCACGACGACTGGCTGTTCGGCCTGCTGGCGCGCGACTATTTACCGGAAAGTGAATTCTGA
- a CDS encoding YdeI family stress tolerance OB fold protein — MKKTVIIATLSALLTLPALAEEKGGFKNDEAPPPPHQLKDGYRGITDARSIDVKQAKEMHDGGTVTLRGYLIKKKGDDLYQFRDKGGDIDVMIPHAVFQGKDVSPDELVGISGTLDKKQKPYRIRVSHFQKE; from the coding sequence ATGAAAAAAACAGTGATTATCGCAACGCTTTCCGCGTTACTGACGCTGCCTGCGCTGGCGGAAGAGAAAGGCGGTTTCAAAAACGATGAAGCGCCGCCGCCGCCGCACCAGCTAAAAGATGGCTATCGCGGCATCACGGACGCCCGCTCGATCGACGTGAAGCAGGCCAAAGAGATGCACGACGGCGGAACGGTGACGCTGCGTGGTTATCTGATCAAGAAAAAAGGCGACGATCTCTATCAGTTCCGCGATAAAGGCGGCGATATCGACGTCATGATCCCGCATGCGGTGTTCCAGGGCAAAGACGTCAGCCCGGATGAGCTGGTGGGGATTAGCGGCACGCTCGATAAAAAACAGAAGCCGTACCGCATCCGCGTGTCTCACTTCCAGAAAGAGTAG